The sequence TCCGCCGTGATGGAGCTCGTCAACGAGGCCTACCGCCGTCGCGACAACGTGAGCTCCGGGACGCTGCACTTCGCGACCGCCACGGCCGCCTCGCTCGTGTTCCCGTTCGCGCCGCACACCGCGGCCGACGTGTACGAGCGCCTGACGGGCGACCGCGTGTGGGAGACCCCGTGGCCGGATGCCGACCTCTCGCTGCTCGAACGCGACGTCGTCCAGGTGGTCGTGCAGGTCAACGGCAAGCTGCGCGACCGCGTCGAGGCCTCGACGACCGCGACGAAGGAAGAGCTGGAGGAGCTGGCCCGCTCGCGTCCGAACGTGCTGGCTCATATCGACGGCAAGCAGGTCGTGAAGGTCATCGTCGTGCCATCCAAGCTCGTGAACTTCGTGGTCCGCTAGGGCCACGCGTCTTTTTTCACAGTTCCGCGCGTCTTAAGTCGCAAAGCGCGTGCTGATCCGTTCAGCACGCGCCCATAGCTTGCGGTCATGCCCGAACGAGACCCTCGCCGGCTGGCCGCCTGGGCCGCCGCGGGCGTGGTCCTGGCGTTGCTGTCCGCCTGGTACCTCACCCGCTCGCGACCGGCGGCCGACGCCGCACCGCCACCCGCCGTCGCCACGATCGCGGCGGCGCGGGAGCCGACCGCCGAGCCGGACGCCGCGCGCGGCGCGCGCGTGGTCGTGGACGTCTCCGGTGCCGTCAAGCGCCCCGGCGTCTACCAGCTGACGACCACGGACCGCGTCGAGGACGCGCTCGAGCGCGCCGGCGGCCCGACCCGCAAAGCGGACCTCACGGCGCTCAACCGGGCCGCCAAGCTCGAGGACGGTCGCCAGATCCTCGTCCCGACCCGCGGCCGGCCCGCCACCGCGGCCGCTCCGCCGGCGTCCGGCAGCGGCGGCGGGACCGGCGCGGCGCCGTCCGGTCCGATCAACCTCAACACCGCCACGCTCGAGCAGCTGGACACGCTGGACGGCGTCGGCCCGGCCACGGCCCAGAAGATCATCGAGTACCGTGAGCAGCACGACGGCTTCAAGACCGTCGACGAGCTCGACCAGGTCTCCGGCATCGGCGAGAAGCGCCTCGCGACGCTCCGCGAGAAGGTCACGGTCTAGGCGGGCCGATGACCATGCGCGACGAGACGCGAGCGCCTGCGCGGGCCGCCCGGGCGCTCGGCGAGCGTGGGCGGCACGGGCTCGCGGTCGTGCGCGCGCATCCTCGGCACGTCGTGCTCGCGGCGCTCGTCGCCGGGCTGCTGCTCGGGCGGGCGCAGCCGGCGGTGGTGGTCCTGGCGGCGGCCGCCGCGGCGGTCGTGGCCGGGGCCTCGTGGCCCGCGCCCGCCGCCGTCGTGGCGGTGCTGGTCGGGGCGGCGTTCGCCGACGCTCGGCTCGTCGCGC comes from Solirubrobacter pauli and encodes:
- a CDS encoding helix-hairpin-helix domain-containing protein yields the protein MPERDPRRLAAWAAAGVVLALLSAWYLTRSRPAADAAPPPAVATIAAAREPTAEPDAARGARVVVDVSGAVKRPGVYQLTTTDRVEDALERAGGPTRKADLTALNRAAKLEDGRQILVPTRGRPATAAAPPASGSGGGTGAAPSGPINLNTATLEQLDTLDGVGPATAQKIIEYREQHDGFKTVDELDQVSGIGEKRLATLREKVTV